The following are encoded together in the Janthinobacterium sp. Marseille genome:
- a CDS encoding thioredoxin family protein, which produces MKSILKAMLLTTALYAAGAQAAPFGKPTAAPEFTGIEKWLNSEPLTMQKLRGKVVLVDFWTYACINCIRTLPYVKSWHEKYKDQGLAVVGVHTPEYPFERSTENVSKAIQRFDIKYPVAQDNRYATWTAYSNQYWPAVYLINKKGQIVYTHFGEGKYQETEARIQALLAEPN; this is translated from the coding sequence ATGAAATCGATACTGAAAGCCATGCTGCTCACCACCGCCTTATATGCGGCAGGTGCACAGGCAGCCCCCTTCGGCAAACCAACTGCAGCACCTGAATTCACCGGCATTGAAAAGTGGCTGAACTCAGAACCACTGACCATGCAAAAGTTGCGCGGCAAAGTCGTACTGGTCGACTTCTGGACCTATGCCTGCATCAACTGCATACGCACTCTGCCTTACGTAAAAAGCTGGCATGAAAAGTACAAGGACCAGGGCCTGGCCGTGGTCGGTGTGCACACACCTGAATATCCGTTCGAACGCTCAACTGAAAACGTCAGCAAGGCAATCCAGCGCTTTGACATCAAGTATCCGGTCGCACAAGACAATCGCTATGCGACCTGGACTGCATACAGCAACCAGTACTGGCCGGCCGTCTACCTGATCAACAAGAAGGGACAAATCGTCTACACGCATTTCGGTGAAGGCAAGTACCAGGAAACCGAAGCCAGGATCCAGGCCCTGCTGGCAGAACCGAATTGA
- a CDS encoding alpha/beta hydrolase, with product MSDVNLKRRRLLGGTALGIAATQMPFIGSAYANPAQSSALTSMEPLKYVNAGVLNIAYYEAGPAHGPVVLLLHGYPYDIHSYIDVAAILAAKGCRVIVPHLRGHGGTTFLDNSTLRTGQQSAVALDIIALMDALKIERALMAGYDWGARTACIIAALWPERCLGLLSVNGYLIQNIARNAQPLPAQAEVGWWYQYYFATERGVAGLTANRKDIARIIWKTNSPTWHFDDATFNRATASFDNPDYVAIVIHNYRWRLSLAAGDPQYDALEKRLAAQPVIAIPTITMDGDSDGVVPATDGKAYASKFSGPRTHRIIKGAGHNLPQEAPQEFSAAVMTLLANAR from the coding sequence ATGTCTGACGTCAATCTGAAACGTCGCCGCCTGCTGGGTGGTACTGCGCTCGGTATCGCTGCGACCCAAATGCCCTTCATTGGCAGCGCATATGCAAATCCCGCGCAGTCTTCCGCACTCACAAGCATGGAGCCCTTGAAGTATGTCAATGCAGGCGTACTGAACATCGCTTACTACGAAGCCGGCCCGGCACATGGTCCGGTGGTATTGCTGTTGCACGGCTATCCGTATGACATCCATAGCTATATCGATGTCGCCGCGATACTCGCAGCAAAAGGTTGTCGTGTCATCGTGCCGCACCTGCGCGGACATGGTGGCACCACCTTCCTCGACAACAGCACATTGCGTACTGGCCAACAGTCGGCCGTGGCACTGGACATCATCGCCTTGATGGATGCCTTGAAGATCGAACGTGCCCTCATGGCCGGTTACGACTGGGGCGCACGCACCGCCTGCATCATTGCCGCGCTGTGGCCGGAGCGTTGCCTCGGCCTGCTCTCGGTCAACGGTTACCTGATCCAAAACATCGCACGCAATGCGCAGCCTTTACCGGCACAGGCTGAAGTCGGCTGGTGGTACCAGTATTACTTTGCGACCGAGCGTGGCGTTGCTGGATTGACGGCCAACCGCAAGGACATTGCCCGCATTATCTGGAAAACCAATTCCCCGACCTGGCATTTCGACGATGCGACTTTCAATCGCGCCACCGCCTCTTTCGACAATCCGGATTATGTCGCCATCGTGATTCACAACTATCGCTGGCGGCTTTCGCTGGCAGCCGGCGACCCGCAATACGATGCACTGGAAAAACGGCTGGCGGCACAACCAGTCATCGCGATTCCAACCATCACCATGGATGGCGACTCGGATGGCGTAGTACCGGCTACAGACGGCAAGGCGTATGCAAGCAAGTTCAGCGGCCCGCGTACGCATCGCATCATCAAGGGCGCGGGCCACAACTTGCCGCAGGAAGCACCACAGGAATTTTCAGCAGCAGTGATGACACTGCTCGCCAATGCACGTTGA
- a CDS encoding GFA family protein: MNAQHHTGSCHCGAVKFEVRTALEPATRCNCSLCRRRGALMSPAFNVSDLRIVEGEDALSLYQFNTRAARHFFCKVCGVYPFHQTRKDPQAWRVNLGCLDGVDSYALQNTLADGASASVVEDA; this comes from the coding sequence ATGAATGCCCAGCACCACACCGGTTCCTGCCATTGCGGCGCCGTTAAATTCGAAGTCCGTACCGCACTGGAGCCCGCAACACGTTGTAATTGCAGCCTGTGCCGCCGCCGCGGTGCCTTGATGTCGCCTGCTTTCAATGTCAGCGATTTGCGTATTGTTGAAGGAGAGGACGCTTTGTCCCTGTATCAATTCAATACGCGCGCCGCGCGACATTTCTTTTGCAAGGTGTGCGGCGTGTATCCGTTTCATCAGACCCGCAAGGACCCGCAAGCCTGGCGCGTCAATCTCGGTTGCCTGGACGGCGTGGATAGTTATGCGCTGCAAAATACGCTGGCCGATGGTGCCAGTGCGTCCGTGGTGGAGGATGCATGA
- a CDS encoding response regulator → MENNDHILIVDDDREIRELLASYLEKNGMRTSLAANGRQMRTVLEQGSVDLIVLDLMLPGEDGLTLCRELRAGKWRTIPVLMLTARNEETDRIIGLEMGADDYLSKPFAVRELFARIRSVLRRARMLPANLQVSEPAQFLVFGDWKLDTTARHLLDTQGTMVALSGAEYRLLRVFLDHPQRVLTRDQLLNLTQGRDADPFDRSIDLLISRLRQRLQDDAREPRYIKTLRSEGYVFSAAVGNHEEPR, encoded by the coding sequence ATGGAAAATAATGACCACATCCTGATCGTCGACGACGATAGGGAAATCCGCGAGCTGCTGGCCAGCTATCTGGAGAAAAACGGCATGCGTACCTCGCTGGCTGCCAATGGCCGCCAGATGCGTACCGTACTTGAGCAGGGTTCGGTCGATTTGATCGTGCTTGACCTGATGTTGCCGGGTGAAGACGGCCTGACGCTGTGCCGCGAATTGCGTGCAGGCAAATGGCGCACGATACCGGTGCTCATGCTGACGGCGCGCAATGAAGAAACGGATCGCATCATCGGTCTTGAAATGGGTGCCGACGATTACCTGAGCAAACCTTTTGCGGTGCGTGAGTTGTTTGCACGGATACGTTCGGTCTTGCGTCGTGCCCGCATGCTGCCGGCTAATCTGCAGGTGAGTGAACCGGCACAGTTCCTGGTGTTCGGTGACTGGAAGCTGGATACCACGGCGCGTCATTTGCTGGATACGCAAGGCACCATGGTGGCCCTGAGTGGTGCCGAATACAGACTGTTGCGCGTATTCCTCGATCATCCGCAAAGAGTGCTGACGCGCGATCAATTGCTGAACCTGACGCAAGGACGCGACGCCGACCCATTCGACCGTTCCATCGATTTGCTGATTAGCCGTTTGCGCCAGCGCTTGCAGGATGATGCACGTGAACCGCGTTATATCAAGACATTGCGCAGTGAAGGCTATGTGTTTTCCGCCGCAGTCGGGAATCACGAGGAACCGCGATGA
- a CDS encoding cytochrome c biogenesis CcdA family protein, whose amino-acid sequence MNNLIEAPFALLAGVLTIASPCVLPILPIILGTSIKRAGKLRPLFIVAGFVLSFAALGMLLASVSQSVAVAHETLRLAGIGLLLLAGLAMLWRRPYEWLISHLSGPLDRIGSSGGNAGSGNLGGFVLGMSLGAIWTPCAGPVLASILVLVAQAQNLGWSASLLILYAIGAGIPMLAIAYGGQFMTTRVRAVAKYAERLQKIFGVLIVLTAIAIYFQYDVVIYAWISDLFPNLKGF is encoded by the coding sequence ATGAACAACCTGATCGAAGCACCATTTGCCCTGCTCGCCGGCGTACTCACAATTGCCTCACCGTGTGTACTGCCTATCCTGCCCATCATCCTTGGCACATCCATCAAACGCGCCGGGAAGTTGCGGCCGCTCTTCATCGTCGCCGGTTTTGTCCTTAGCTTCGCGGCCCTGGGTATGTTGCTGGCCAGCGTGTCGCAATCCGTCGCGGTGGCCCACGAAACATTGCGCCTCGCAGGGATAGGCCTGCTTCTGCTGGCCGGCCTCGCGATGCTATGGCGACGCCCGTATGAATGGCTGATTTCGCATTTAAGCGGTCCGCTGGATCGCATAGGTTCCAGCGGTGGCAACGCCGGTTCCGGCAATCTCGGCGGCTTTGTACTTGGCATGTCGCTGGGTGCGATCTGGACACCTTGTGCCGGTCCGGTGCTCGCTTCCATCCTGGTCCTTGTGGCCCAGGCCCAGAACCTCGGCTGGTCTGCTTCTCTGCTGATCCTGTACGCGATCGGTGCCGGCATCCCGATGCTGGCGATCGCTTATGGCGGCCAGTTCATGACTACCCGGGTACGTGCAGTGGCGAAATATGCCGAGCGGCTGCAGAAAATTTTCGGCGTGCTGATCGTGCTGACAGCCATCGCCATTTATTTCCAATACGACGTAGTGATTTACGCGTGGATCTCCGACCTCTTCCCCAACCTGAAAGGATTTTAA
- a CDS encoding alpha/beta hydrolase, producing MNNLYKQVLKSALIISLGASSVSLPTLSFARDGASKPTVVLVHGAFADSSSWDGVSTKLIADGYKVIGAANPLRGVKSDATYVSGIVKSISGPVILVGHSYGGSVISAAANGNDNVKGLVFVAAFAPEAGESAIGLSSKFPGSTLGTALAAPVALPDGGKDLYIDQEKFRQQFAADVSAGKAKLMAAAQRPVTEAAITEASGEPAWKKLPSWFVYGKADKNIPEAALAFMAKRANSQKTIAIPGASHVVMTSHPAAVAKLIETAAQESTNVAQ from the coding sequence ATGAACAATCTCTACAAACAGGTACTGAAGAGCGCACTGATCATTAGCCTGGGTGCTTCCAGCGTGTCGCTGCCGACCCTTTCCTTCGCCCGGGATGGCGCATCCAAACCCACCGTCGTACTCGTGCACGGTGCCTTTGCCGATTCTTCCAGCTGGGATGGCGTGAGCACAAAGTTGATTGCCGACGGCTACAAGGTAATCGGTGCCGCCAATCCCTTGCGTGGAGTGAAAAGCGATGCGACTTATGTCTCAGGCATTGTGAAAAGCATTTCCGGTCCGGTGATCCTGGTCGGGCACTCTTATGGCGGTTCGGTTATCTCCGCCGCGGCGAATGGCAATGACAATGTAAAAGGCCTGGTTTTCGTAGCGGCCTTCGCGCCGGAAGCGGGTGAAAGCGCGATCGGCCTGTCGTCAAAATTCCCCGGCAGTACGCTGGGCACGGCATTGGCAGCGCCAGTCGCCTTGCCTGACGGCGGCAAGGATTTATACATCGACCAGGAAAAATTCCGCCAGCAATTCGCCGCGGATGTGTCGGCAGGCAAAGCAAAGCTGATGGCAGCGGCGCAACGTCCGGTAACAGAAGCCGCGATTACCGAAGCCTCAGGTGAACCTGCATGGAAAAAACTGCCATCGTGGTTTGTCTACGGTAAAGCGGATAAAAATATTCCTGAAGCCGCACTAGCCTTCATGGCCAAACGTGCCAACTCGCAAAAGACCATCGCCATCCCCGGTGCGTCCCACGTCGTGATGACTTCCCATCCGGCCGCAGTCGCCAAGCTGATTGAAACCGCAGCACAAGAATCCACCAACGTGGCGCAGTAA